TCAGCAAAGAGATATCAGTTCATTCAGTGTGTGTAATGTTTGTGTTCAGCTCTTCAGAATCCACAGGCAGCTCTGACCACTCAGCTGTCCAACAGCAACCGTTCCTCGTCCTCGCACCCCTCTACGCCCCTCAAACCAAACACCGCCCCCAACGGAAGCCCCGCCCACAAGAACAATAAGCATGCAGAGGAGGTGAGCATCAGAAATATTAGATACAATACATCCCATATATGAACCGTTTTTAGAACAAAGGTTACTTGAGGCTGGCATACTACACGGTGCAAACTGTGATGGTCAGATTGTATGTTCAAGAACATGTCGGTGAGTGAGTTTATGTGAAAATCATACAGACGCAGTGATATATCACATGATTTTATGACCTGGCTGATTCCGAACGCAATCACATGAAGTTTTGTGTCAAAAACATGGACAAAGGGAAACATTCATTGCTTTTAAAACCTTTCAGAGACTCTTTCTCTCATAAAAGTGTTTAATATGTGTATATCTGCCTTTAATATAGCAATTAATTTGAAGAAATATCAATGTTTGTTGAAGAAAAGATCAAATACTGTTATTTatgaattgttattattactatttttaaggGTTTAAGCGCAGAATCTGCATGTTTTTTCATCATGCACTGAAAACAAATTCACTTTTAAGTTTACAAGTTTaagtttaaacatattttaagtttgtatttatcagaaaaagtCTCTTCTGCTtataatattgcatttatttgatcaaaatattgagtttctttcttcaaatttagtttttatatatgcagctggaaaaataagtattaaacaccaTTAGACACCATTAAGTCACCATTTTTcgcagaaaacatatttctaaaggtagcaacaaatccatatatgcaaagaaaacaaatctaattagtatacaaatgaagttattagtaataaaatgaaatgacacagggaaaagtgttgaacacatgaagaagggAAGGTGTAGAAATCTCtcaaaattattcagcaactctctgcccttcctcaATGTGAATtgatattagctgcttcagtctaacatctacattatcaggaggatgaagatgaaaccagggtggacatttcagcaggacaatgatctaaaacacagctgaggaaactctcaaatgctttcagagaaagaaaatcaagctgtagaatggcccagccaatcacctgacttgaatacTTAtacttatgtatatatatatacgagagagagagagagaaagagattatttatttatgacaacAAAACCAAAtcagaaattattataatatcattATTTGTTGATCGGTTAACATGTCTTGTTGTTAACTATGttgaaaatattcaaaaatattcacatttttgtGGAAAGTACATAACTTCTCCAGGCTTCTCTGATGAAAAGAAATCTTAGCTTTAGAAAATcataaaaccttgattttttttttttcctctctcaccACTTTTACAACTACCAAACTATTCGAACTCTGACGTAGAAACTGAAGCTGTAGCGTGAAAACACCCGGTGACAGGAGACCAATTATCTCAACAGCAATGTGTGCTCATAGATAATCTAACTACATCAATTACTTACCCTCAGCATTTTAATAAGTGTCTCATCCAGGCCAGATAGATGTAATTAGGCTTAATTAGTTGACAGTAGTCTGGTCTGAGGATTGGTCACTCAATGTATCTGCTCTGCAGTGCTGTTCAGTTCCAGTCGATTGTCTTTGAGGTGAAGTAGAGGAGCTGCTGGCTATTCTTAGTGGGGGGAATGGCCTAGTTTTCGTCTTGTTCTCTACCTGTTTCTCTCCTTCTTCTGTTcccttttccctctctctctcctcatatCATGGCCTTGGCACATTCTGCTTTCTTCTGTGTCCCTAATAAATCACACTGTCACTGAACAGCAGACTGGAGGAGCTGCtgctactttttatttttaaatgtctcaaAGCTAAGGCTTTTGCTCGGCTATTTATTTCTCGTGCCAGTGCCGGGTCAAGGTTGATGCAGGCGGAGGCCCTGAAGAACAGACTTCTGTCTGCGCCAAGCTCTGCCCTGATTTGTCCTGTAGTGTTCAGCTATTTGAACATTCGCTGAAGTCAAAATGTTCGAATGAATGTTGGAATAATTCATTCTTATGCAGtgttttagtgtcacatgatcatcCAGAAATCTTTCTCAGATTCTGATGTGTTTTGCTGGTTcacaattaataattttaaaccgTTTAGACAAATTTTTCTGGATATCATGATTATTGATCAGTGTTTCctccaggattttttccagctgtggtggcaggtcttttttacacagatctactaactacctgtggcgttatttcaatgacaaatgttgtgagcgcagtattagaagtcgagatcgcatttatgtaatagcctacgagcatgcggatctctttgcttgcacgccgatttcctctgctcgtgcacaaaacttcttgcctccccctcaaatataagccgctttaagagcgcgcagatcttcttgtgcgctctcaaataaacgctgctgaggtgcgatttagtgcgtttatgtaacgagtatgtctccaacatttattagatttgcaaggaatatttataaatgtctccaatagacctacagagcgccattaatgcgtcctgaagtaaagtgaaacggctatacgtcgtgtttgctggcctcacgcatcacgcacctgtcaagtcaggcagtcagtcagtcagcacgtaaccttgaAGGGTTTCataaatgacgcacagcactactacggttaaaAAAATTTActactattaaaaaaattacatgtttTGAGATGAGAAGCGtgtgtagccgtggcgggatgaatttggcgtggcgccctgccatggaagaatgaatgtagcggaaaccatgtgatTATTTAgtgatatttggttgtttgcacaagacgaaacacgacagaacaCGACATagatttaaatacagccattcagaagcacagaatagtgcactcactgcactccaataaaatagtaaggtttatgatctaattaatacatattaaacatcttGAACATGATtagttttttataatttttttattttcatgatctgaggtgaactatccgctgctgctttcagtaaaaaaaaaatatatatatatatatatagttgaagtcagaattattagcccccctgtttatttttcccccattttctgtttaacgaagagaagatttttttctgattgattttatctttgccatgatgacagtaaataatttttgactagatatttttcaagagacttctatacagacatttaaaggcttaactaggttaattaggttaactaggcaggttagggtaattaggcaagttgttgtataatgatggtttgttttgaagactgttgaaaaaatatatagcttaaaggggttaataattttgatactaaaatgtaaaaaaaaactgcttttattctagccaaaataaaacaaataagactttctccagaagaaaacatattatcagacatactgtgaaaatttccttgctctgttaaacatcatttgggaatttattatttttttaaatccaaaggggggctaatgattctgacttcaactgtacttttaCAGTTAGCTTTCAGGGCATATTAGGATATTCacagactatatcagtctgctataacatAAGACTGTGCGTTAAAGGAGGGAAAAACATGAGCATTAACAGCATTATTATGATGGACCATTTTGGTAGCGAACTTGAGCAATATGTGAACTTAAACTTTTCGTTGAAAACAGCTCCTTATGTTCaccctttatttttttctgccCCCATCCTCACTTGTGTATGTCACCCACCTCACACACCTTATTCTGCACGGGGTAATTCACCTGCACAGTTTTGGCGCTCGCTGCTTTTATCTGAACCTGATCTGAATGCAACTAGGCTACAGCCTCTCATGTGAGAGcggggaaaggcacagccaatcacggTGCAACTCGAGAAGagaattaatgcttttaattaatagtaggttatttattatctgtactgtatatgacacggGCCTGTTGgtttgaacatttctgcagtggtttgcatgtgtcaaattgtaaaagtagactttaataatatcctacttaataataataataataataataataataataattaatattattattaaagtaggattttttttataatatatatatatatatatatatatatatatatatatatatatatatatatatatatataatatatatatatatatatatatatatatatatatatatatatatatatatatatatatatattttttgtgaattaaattattggtggggacatttaaATGGTTAAGGGGCATtagtggggacacgtcccctccgtcAATGTACATGACGTGCTCATTGTCAGTttgtcctgttgttcagctgcaagaaatagaagacatttctaaaatatacatttcaggtgtttgttaggacaaaactcttttattctagccgaaataaaactaattaaggctttttctagaagaaaaaaatattataggaaatactgtgaaaaaattccttgctctgtttaacattcatttgggaaatatttgaaaagaaaaaaaaaaattcacttccACTGAATGTCAGAAGATGATGGCCTCTTTAAATCAACTGCTAATCGAGTGAGTTCTTACTGTGTGTGTCTTCAGGATCCAGACGAGGGCGAGTGTAACGGTCTGTCATTGGTGCTAGTGACGCAGGACTACAACGCGGTGAAGGAAGACGAGATCTGCGTGGTGGTCGGCGAGAAGGTGCAGATCCTGGCGTCCAGTCAGCCAGAACATGTGCCTGGTTTATCGACCTGCAAACAGCCAATCACCTGCTGCAGAGGGCTGGGTGCCGAGTCACGTGCTCTCCTCGACCCGGTAAAGCCACGCCCTCCTCAAACACCTCGGAATAAAACCACTACTCCCATTCACCTTCAGTTTCACCAGCCTACTCTAGGGGAAGAGAAGAGACTGCCACTCAACATCCCGCTAACTACGATTGGTCAGGAAGTCCCGCCTCTTCCGCCTGCCTGCCGTAAGTTGAAGACTAAAGATGCACGCTGCGAGAAAAAAAAGGTGCGACATCACCTCCCATAGGTAATATGgggaaaatacatataaaaaattaaaaacaatagagAAACAAAGGAGATAttttatattgataataataatataataataataaaaaagattgtGTTGTACAGAGGAGGAAACTGAGGTGAATTTGTCAGTGAATTCCGTGTATGGATGTTAACATCATCCTTTCTCATCGACACGCTCCATTACACGAAACAGGACTGTTTTTTTCAATGGGGCTCTATCTTTTTCCCTGTCTGTCTATGCCAAGTCATTTGCACACTGTGTATATTTTCGTTTAATGAGATTTTATTTTTGGAaaggtttatttgtttgtttatttcccccccaagTGTCTATTTTTACAGCGATATTAGGCGTTTTCGTTCAGTTCCGCCAACCAGTTCCAGTGTTCTGTACAAAGTATTCTGCACTTTTTCAACAATAGTATCGCAATGACGGCAAAGTtgtgcaatatcacactcgtcaCAATGCTCATAACTGTACTTGTAACTaaagatttaaatgtattattctgtatcattttaaatttgtacataatatttttgacattgccATTATAGTTACGCAGCAGAGGAAAAACACTCCAAAAAAAAGagcgaaaataaaacaaaacaaaaaaactctggTAGTCCGCACTGCCTTCAAAAACCTGACCCTCTGATTTTTACATTCGACGCCATCAGATTTTAGTATGTAATAATTTATCATCTGAACCATATCAGAAGCAGATGTTTACTCTAATTAGTCGACTAAAAGTGGATGTTGTTGATTTCTGAAGAGTAGTCTCTACTGTCAGCGCTCAGATCTCAGATATACGTGTAAATAAACCTTACGGAAATAAAAGATAAACTAATTCTAGCAGGTATTTCACTTGTTGAACTCTGGAATGTTGTTCATAATAAAGCTGACAATTTTTCATCTTGGATATGATGTGCTCTGTCATTTATACATCCGGCTCGTCTCCCATTAGCTGTTAGCTAAACTAGCACAAGCTAAATTAGCACATTAGCTAAactatttaaatgcaaatattgaCAAACTGAAATTTAAAACGAATTTAAATGCTcaatattacagtaattattagggtgtaatggatcacggttaatccgtgattcgtacggatcacaacccatggttcggaacacacgtgacccgaggattaatacaatttttttacttgtagattgatcctaaatttgtaacaatcacaGAGCGATCGTCTCTTCCTTCATTCAAATCGCATGTGTGAAAGCATTTAGGATTTTCTGTGAAATATTATGATGACAGAAGAAGACAAGGTAGGTTATTCGgtatgtggtgggtttcttaggttattaaaggtgttttttgtcactacttgtttagcctgcatcaacgcattcagtgtaagctgcacgattaatcattaaaagatcgggatctcaacacccacgcaacatcaaTTACAAATGACGGggatttacatacagtatgtttattaaTCTTTTCGAATCGATGCATTCAATCTGTGTATGAAAAACgcaaaaaatcaagaaagagattcagtctttagtttacaaCCCGTCAATAaccacagaagtactgggatataCAGTTTACTAGTTTAGATAAAAACCACTGATGTTCattggtaaagattaaaatcaccgtcctGTGCATTTAACTTCTCGCTCAAAATTGAAAAGTTGTAGGCAGCGTTACATTATTTAACCCAATAATTGTTAAGCAGTttctttttattcagctgattatttctttcattttatttgtaataaaatacagGTTCGAAGTTTCTGTTAAACCAAAAGGTCTTGCAAGTACGTTTTTGTTAATGAATGGAAATGGAATGGTAATGGAAATTACATAGTCTCCTCCCCTTCTGGCTGATAcaaaaatggtctgatccataACTAAAAAATCATAATGTGATCCGACAGTGAGATTTCTGATCCGTTACACTACTAGTAATTATTAGATGCACATATTCTTAAATCACTTGCTTTACGTTTACGAGTGTACAATGTCAATCCTAATTAGAGAGTGACCAACAACAAAATAACATTCAATCTGAAATGTTATGTTCATCATCAAACTGGGGAAGGATTGTACCTTGCAACAGGCACCGTTTAAAAACCATGACGGCTCAGACAGTGAAGAGCAAGTTTAATTGcaaagagctttattgtcatCTCAACAGTACACAGTGAAATGAGACCATGTTTATCTAGCTACCACATAAAAACCACACACAACTACACAAAACAATAAGAGacacataaacaacacaaaacacctCAGAACCAAGGATTAAAGAGTAAACTGCCTGGCTGTGTAAAGTGCATAGTGCAACCTGGTGCAAAAGTGTAAGACAGACATTAATCAATTCAGAAGGTGAGACAGATGTAGAAACATTATATTTATCAGTAAACACAGTTCCTCTGAATAAGTGCGTGTGTTTGGAGGTAGTTTAGTTGATGCAGCTGCTCAGGATGCTCTTGAGCACATGTCAAATCCAGTTCTTGGAGGGCCGCATCTCTGCACAGTTCAGCTttaccctgattaaacacacctgatcaaactcattgagtctttcaggcttgtgtgaaacctacaggtaagtgtgttgaagcagggttggaactaaactgtacaGAGATGCGGCCCaacaggaactggatttgacacctgtgctcttGAGGGTCCCTCTATAGAGCATGTTCAGGATTAGGAGACGAGTTTTCCTAAGACAGTTACAGTTTTGTCAGGATCTGTGAGTCTCGACAGATGAGGACAGTGTTGACACACAGCACTGGAACTGGGGTAGTGTTGAGAATCAGCTCTGGTTTTCTTCTTGCAGGCTGATTTTCTCATCAATCCATTACAGGAAGTTCAGGCACAATGATGTTTGTaaaacaatgatttatttgagtCTCATGACAAGAAGATGTAGAAGGTCAGATGATATAAAGGTCTTGATGGAGGACTCTGGAGCTGGTAAATAGTGCAAATACAGTTTTTCCTTCTTCTTCTTGTTCATCTTTTTATCTGGTGACCTGAaacaagcaacacacacacatatgttgtTCTACATGTTACACTTGTAGAAACATCCTGTATAAAAATGCTCAAGATAGAAACTGTAGAATTGAATACCTTGAACCAGCTATGGCTGCTGAGTTTTCCCAAAGCAATCCTCTTCTTTGGGCTCCTCTGAAGGCAGGCCTGGACCAGTTGGCAACACTCTGTGGAGAAAGATGGATGAGTCTGATTATTATCACCTAAACTACATCTACGTGCTTTAATAATCACAATCCAAACAATAAGATTTGATGGTGCTGAAACATGAGGTCCAAAACTGATGAAAATGACTGAATTATTCCTCTGTGTGATTTAGATTAACAGTTGGCTTTCTGTGCTGTAATGAATGACCAGCTCACCTTTTGACAATCCAGATTTGATCCAAATTCTTTCATTGGTCAATTCCAGGTCACTGTGTTTTGGAGGTTCTCCACACAGCAGTTCATATAGGAGAACCCCCAGTGACCAAACGGTTGCCGCTTTACCGTAATATCTGCCACTAGACCTGTATTCAGGTGGACAGTAATCTTCGGTGCCTGAAAGAAGATTTTCTTCATTAGTTACAGTAAGAAAGCTGATGCTGTTCAAAATATGGTGTTGAACAATTAAAGTCTCAAACTGCAGACTTAAAGGACAACACATACCACAGAATGTTGTGTAGGCAGAGGTCTTCAGTAGTTCACCGCAGCCAAAGTCGATGAGCTTCACCTCCAGGGTCTCCTTGTTTATCAGCAGGTTTTCTAGTTTTATGTCTCGATGAAGGACCCCTCGCTGACAGCACATGTGGGCAGCCTGCACTACCTGCCACATGATGTGCCACGTCATGTTCTCGCTGAGGGTTCCTCCGTGCCGCTCCAGGAAATCAAACAGGTCTTCGCAGGGTGAGGGGCGCTCCAAGATCATTATGTAGGAGTCGGGCCGCTCCTGCCACTCCAACATCTGGATTATCTGAGGAACGCTTGGACCTTCGTTGGCAAGAATCGTTAGAGCAACCTCTAACGGAAGGGGTGTAGGATGACCAGGCTGTAGAAGAAAGACATTTGCTGTCAGTGATGTTCAAAATCATTTTTGGCTCTAATTAACATATCTTGAAGTAAAAACCAAGAGAGCTGCTTTACAATGCTGAGATAATCCAGGTCATTGCTCTTCAAAACCACCTTCATTGCCACctgatcaacaaaacaaaacattagtaaTTGTTGCCCTGTGTTCTGAGCTCAAATTATCAGTCATTCAACTTTTTTAGTGTCATGTGACACAATAAACACACTTGAACAGACACTGAGAGAAATATTTTGCTTGCTAGAAATAATAATACCTCAAGACCATCCATCACACGAACTGCTTCAAACACTGTGCCGTATCCTCCCTCACCGAGCTTTTTCACAATTCTTGTAGCGGCCCAAATATTCATCTGCAAAAAGTAAAATGAGCAAACATTAGAGGACACATCACAAGAGGATTAAAGCTGACATTTTAATTCAGAATTTGACAGAATATTTGtctattattttgaatatttcacatttatttgctACTCAATTTAAGTAAAAGGCCTCTAATAAACTTAGGTAGATAATTAACACACATTATAATGTTGTTTGAGCACAGCATGAACATTATATTGAGAGAACATGTAGAGGTCAAATTACTGTCAATGTCCTGCTGACCGCCAAGACTGCTGCTGGAGCTGGACGGGCTGCTGGAAGTGGAGCTGGATGTCTTGCTGGAGCTGGACGTCCTGCTGGAGGCAGTGTTGGAGCAGGACGTCCTGCTGGAGGAGCTGGAACTAGAGTTGGCCTTGTCATCAAGACTCAGGCCGCTGCTGCTGGTGTCATTATCCTGAAGTTCATGATTCTCCACAGAGCAATCCATGAAGGAATCATAATATTCAGTATTTCTCTCCTCAGAGGTGACACTTTGAGCAGAGAAGTAACTAGAGGGCGACCTGCTCCTCATCTTTTTTGATGGCCGCCTCTCTTCAACGGGCTGGAGATAGTTGATGGCCTCGTTGGGGCAGGATTTTGTTTGTGCACCAAGATAGGAATTGTGCACAATAACGCAATCGCTGTCAGAAAAAcaatctctctttctcttctgtCCCATGATCACAAAAGCGGGTGGATGAAACACTAACACTGTTGAGTTCATGTAAAGCAGACGGAGAAATCAAGCAGAATGGCAAATCTGTACAGAGAAGCTGTTTAAGAACGCAAGACATTCTAAACGTTCTATTCGAAATATGACGTGAGAGCAGAGGTTTGTGTCATTGTTTGAAACTCAGTGGGAGAAATTATACATGATATATAAGCTCCTTAAGGAAAACCAACCACAATAATTAAAGCCGTACAACAATAGTTCCGTCCAAACTgtacagagacagaaccctcttagaaatgtaaatatttcaatatttagttAAAATCTTTACATTAAAAATCTACAAAATTTTATAGTAACTTTAGGCCTAGATTTTATAAATATGCTTTGTAATTTTATTGTTGCTTTACTGCATGTACTCTATGTGTATTATTTTACATGTatgattatgtttttttatg
Above is a window of Danio aesculapii chromosome 6, fDanAes4.1, whole genome shotgun sequence DNA encoding:
- the LOC130230351 gene encoding LOW QUALITY PROTEIN: serine/threonine-protein kinase pim-2 (The sequence of the model RefSeq protein was modified relative to this genomic sequence to represent the inferred CDS: deleted 1 base in 1 codon) — encoded protein: MNSTVLVFHPPAFVIMGQKRKRDCFSDSDCVIVHNSYLGAQTKSCPNEAINYLQPVEERRPSKKMRSRSPSSYFSAQSVTSEERNTEYYDSFMDCSVENHELQDNDTSSSGLSLDDKANSSSSSSSRTSCSNTASSRTSSSSKTSSSTSSSPSSSSSSLGGQQDIDNEYLGRYRIVKKLGEGGYGTVFEAVRVMDGLEVAMKVVLKSNDLDYLSIPGHPTPLPLEVALTILANEGPSVPQIIQMLEWQERPDSYIMILERPSPCEDLFDFLERHGGTLSENMTWHIMWQVVQAAHMCCQRGVLHRDIKLENLLINKETLEVKLIDFGCGELLKTSAYTTFCGTEDYCPPEYRSSGRYYGKAATVWSLGVLLYELLCGEPPKHSDLELTNERIWIKSGLSKECCQLVQACLQRSPKKRIALGKLSSHSWFKVFNSTVSILSIFIQDVSTSRDPQEHRCQIQFLLGRISGKAELCRDAALQELDLTCAQEHPEQLHQLNYLQTHALIQRNCVY